The following proteins come from a genomic window of Coriobacteriia bacterium:
- a CDS encoding metalloregulator ArsR/SmtB family transcription factor, producing MTSTTAQEIDQVFKALASSHRREILQILSDSDAEVGKTCCAADEVCACKISDRLGLSPSTTSHHMTVLKQAGLVSARKEGLWTYYSLRRDVLASAAQELKRY from the coding sequence ATGACCAGCACGACAGCGCAGGAGATAGATCAGGTGTTCAAGGCCTTGGCCTCCTCCCATCGCCGCGAGATCCTCCAGATCCTCAGCGACAGCGACGCCGAGGTCGGCAAGACCTGTTGTGCGGCCGATGAGGTATGCGCGTGTAAGATCTCGGACCGGCTCGGGCTCTCGCCGTCGACGACCTCGCACCACATGACGGTGCTCAAGCAGGCCGGTCTGGTCAGCGCCCGCAAGGAAGGACTGTGGACGTATTACTCGCTTCGCCGAGACGTGTTGGCGAGTGCGGCGCAGGAGTTGAAGCGCTACTAG
- a CDS encoding thioredoxin family protein: MEIKVLGSGCAKCNQLEEATKLAAAKAGIDAHIEHITDMAQIMGFGVMTTPALVVDGEVRVAGRVPSVEDLVALLTRD; encoded by the coding sequence GTGGAGATCAAGGTGCTGGGTTCAGGGTGTGCCAAGTGCAACCAGCTCGAGGAGGCGACCAAGCTTGCGGCCGCCAAAGCGGGAATCGACGCGCATATCGAGCACATCACCGACATGGCCCAGATCATGGGCTTTGGTGTGATGACCACGCCGGCACTCGTCGTCGACGGTGAAGTGCGTGTCGCTGGCCGCGTCCCGTCAGTCGAGGACCTCGTCGCTTTGCTGACGCGGGATTAG
- a CDS encoding permease: MFYPFQWLSDTITYRVLGLDAGSKLGSSVDFFLYDVPKVLALLAVVIFFVAIIRSFFPPEKTRKLLSHSRLYGGNIAAALLGIVTPFCSCSAVPLFIGFVESGVPLGVTFSFLVASPMINEVAIILLWGMFGWKITALYIGSGLVIAITSGIIIGKLGLESWVEEYVYQIRVGEAGDLPEETWPERLAYARGYVAEIVGKVWPYVVVGVGLGAIMHGYIPADFLAKYAGPGNPFAVPLAVIVGIPLYSNAAGVVPLIGVMTQKGVSIGTSLAFMMAVVGLSLPEAIILRKVLKPKLIAVYFSVNAVGIMAIGYLFNAILH, translated from the coding sequence ATCTTCTATCCGTTCCAGTGGCTCTCGGACACGATCACGTACCGCGTGCTCGGCCTAGACGCCGGCAGCAAGCTTGGGTCGTCGGTGGACTTCTTCCTCTACGACGTGCCCAAAGTGCTCGCGCTGCTCGCCGTGGTCATCTTCTTCGTGGCGATCATCCGGTCGTTCTTCCCTCCCGAGAAGACGCGCAAGCTCCTGTCGCACTCACGGCTCTACGGAGGCAACATCGCCGCCGCGTTGCTTGGCATCGTGACGCCGTTTTGCTCATGCTCTGCCGTGCCGCTCTTCATCGGATTCGTCGAAAGTGGAGTGCCTCTCGGCGTGACGTTCTCGTTTCTGGTGGCGAGCCCGATGATCAACGAGGTCGCGATAATCCTGCTGTGGGGGATGTTCGGCTGGAAGATCACCGCGCTCTACATCGGGTCCGGGCTCGTCATCGCCATCACAAGCGGGATCATCATCGGCAAGTTGGGTCTTGAGAGCTGGGTGGAGGAGTACGTCTACCAGATCCGCGTCGGCGAGGCCGGGGACCTGCCCGAGGAGACGTGGCCAGAGCGGCTTGCCTACGCCAGAGGCTACGTCGCAGAGATCGTCGGCAAGGTGTGGCCGTATGTCGTCGTCGGCGTCGGTCTGGGTGCCATCATGCATGGCTATATCCCTGCCGACTTCCTCGCGAAGTACGCCGGCCCCGGCAATCCGTTCGCCGTGCCGCTGGCCGTAATCGTCGGCATCCCGCTTTACAGCAACGCCGCCGGAGTCGTGCCCCTGATCGGCGTCATGACCCAGAAGGGTGTGTCGATCGGGACCTCACTCGCCTTCATGATGGCGGTCGTGGGCCTCTCGCTGCCAGAGGCGATCATCCTGCGCAAAGTGCTCAAGCCCAAGCTCATCGCCGTCTACTTCAGCGTGAACGCCGTCGGCATCATGGCGATCGGCTATCTGTTCAACGCGATCTTGCACTAA